Proteins found in one Toxotes jaculatrix isolate fToxJac2 chromosome 18, fToxJac2.pri, whole genome shotgun sequence genomic segment:
- the rogdi gene encoding protein rogdi homolog gives MLNPQRSLSELPKMSAASQVERAVLEEEFNWLLKEEVHAVLKQLQDVLKEASRRFSMPTPGLESQLKQENFILGSSTMDQVKGVLTLQGEALTQADINLKVAKSSQVLHFQFREDKQWKLQQIQDARNHVNQALQLLNSRDESYHFKTGAEVNKLMDAVMLQLTRARNRLTTPASMTLPELATSGLMKMFTPPMPGDVMVNFYINLSKLCLTVYQLHVLPPNTTKNFKPAGSSVLHNPGAMFELNNNRFEVSHVHKVECVVPWLNDTLVFFTISLQLCQQLKDKISVFSSFWNYRPF, from the exons ATGCTCAACCCGCAGAGGTCTCTGTCCGAGCTGCCCAAGATGTCCGCTGCCAGTCAAGTGGAGAGGGCTGTGTTG GAGGAGGAATTCAACTGGCTGCTCAAAGAAGAAGTGCATGCTGTCCTAAAGCAGCTCCAGGATGTCCTTAAG GAGGCATCTAGACGCTTCTCAATGCCGACCCCGGGCCTGGAGAGTCAGCTCAAACAGGAAAACTTCATCCTCGGCAGCTCAAC CATGGATCAAGTGAAGGGTGTGCTGACTCTGCAGGGAGAGGCACTGACTCAGGCT gACATAAACCTGAAGGTCGCAAAAAGCAGCCAAGTGCTGCACTTTCAGTTCAGAGAAGACAAACAGTGGAAGCTGCAGCAg ATCCAGGACGCCAGGAACCACGTAAACcaggctctgcagctgctgaacagcCGTGACGAGAGCTACCACTTCAAGACAGGGGCCGAGGTTAATAAG CTCATGGATGCAGTGATGCTCCAACTGACGCGAGCACGAAACCGCCTCACTACCCCGGCCTCCATGACACTGCCTGAGCTGGCAACCAGTGGTCTGATG AAAATGTTCACTCCTCCCATGCCGGGGGACGTGATGGTGAACTTTTACATCAACTTGAGCAaactctgtctgactgtctacCAACTTCACGTGCTGCCTCCCAACACCACCAAG AATTTCAAACCAGCTGGAAGCTCAGTGTTGCACAACCCGGGAGCAATGTT CGAGCTCAACAACAACCGTTTCGAGGTGAGCCATGTTCACAAGGTGGAGTGCGTGGTGCCTTGGCTCAATGACACTCTGGTGTTCTTCACCATCTCCCTGCAGCTGTGTCAGCAGCTCAAGGACAAG ATCTCGGTCTTCTCGAGTTTCTGGAACTACAGACCTTTCTAA
- the smim22 gene encoding small integral membrane protein 22 gives MDQRAIQQEFEDQFNDVVSRLQSKQLFQSDWDIASFAVFFIFIGLVGLLVILVLIRCCCCCCCDYEKPRRRKVGIENMALEP, from the exons ATGGATCAGAGGGCCATCCAGCAGGAGTTTGAGGATCAGTTCAACGATGTGGTTTCCAGACTGCAGTCCAAGCAGCTCTTCCAGTCCGACTGGGACATCGCTTCTTTCGCggtcttcttcatcttcattg gtTTGGTCGGGCTGCTGGTGATCCTGGTTCTCatccgctgctgctgctgctgctgctgtgattatGAGAAG CCTCGGAGACGAAAGGTCGGCATCGAGAACATGGCTCTGGAGCCCTGA